One window of the Chelonoidis abingdonii isolate Lonesome George chromosome 3, CheloAbing_2.0, whole genome shotgun sequence genome contains the following:
- the LAMP5 gene encoding lysosome-associated membrane glycoprotein 5, whose protein sequence is MDVRLGAALLRVPGLLCLVHAMARIGAEQEVENLSGLSTSPEKDIFVVRDNGTTCLMAEFAARLMVPYDVSATNYVDLITEEAEIPLARGAEVRGKCGTTESELQISWLDKVYTLKLYFVKVSHNTTKRQEAVWKMNKIQFVYDSSERTYFKDAVNPGKHTANSHHLSALLTPAGKSYECQAQQTISLITSDHQRTVILLLSEVRIQPFDISADFIFSEEHKCPVDEREQLEETLPLILGLILGLMIVITICIYHIHHKLTANQVQLPRDRSQYKHMG, encoded by the exons ATGGATGTGAGGCTCGGAGCAGCTCTGCTGCGTGTCCCGGGCCTGCTGTGCCTAGTCC ATGCCATGGCTCGAATCGGGGCCGAGCAAGAAGTAGAGAACCTCTCCGGGCTCTCCACCAGCCCCGAAAAGGATATTTTTGTGGTGCGGGACAACGGCACCACGTGTCTGATGGCCGAATTTGCAGCCAGACTGATGGTCCCTTACGATGTGTCGGCCACCAATTATGTCGAC CTGATAACAGAAGAAGCTGAGATTCCGCTTGCCCGAGGAGCAGAAGTGAGGGGGAAATGTGGCACTACCGAATCGGAGCTCCAAATCTCTTGGCTAGACAAAGTTTACACCCTCAAGCTGTATTTTGTAAAGGTAA GCCACAACACAACTAAGAGGCAAGAGGCGGTCTGGAAAATGAACAAGATCCAGTTTGTCTATGATTCTTCGGAGCGCACCTACTTCAAAGATGCGGTCAATC CTGGAAAGCACACAGCCAACTCGCACCACCTTTCTGCCTTACTCACCCCCGCTGGGAAATCCTACGAATGCCAAGCTCAGCAGACCATCTCCCTCATCACCAGCGATCACCAGAGAACCGTAATTCTCTTGCTGTCAGAAGTCCGCATTCAGCCCTTTGACATCAGTGCTGACTTTATCTTCAGTGAAG AACATAAGTGTCCAGTGGACGAGAGGGAACAGTTAGAAGAAACCCTGCCTCTAATTTTGGGTCTGATATTGGGGTTGATGATCGTGATAACCATCTGCATTTACCATATCCACCACAAACTGACAGCCAACCAGGTACAACTTCCTCGAGACAGATCTCAGTACAAACACATGGGATAG